From the genome of Denticeps clupeoides chromosome 4, fDenClu1.1, whole genome shotgun sequence, one region includes:
- the itm2cb gene encoding integral membrane protein 2Cb has product MVKISFQPVTVQKPEKEITGEKEDILMPYSHEELVLPLRPKKSSLNGLFCLIFGLLVFTSGLVFASTYIYRNHFIPQMPEDSLFHCRVLYEDSVYAPLHGRQELEENVGIYLEDNYEQISVPMPNFGGSDPADIIHDFHRGLTAYHDITLDKCYVIELNTTIVMPPRSLWELLVNVKKGTYLPQTYIVQEEMVVTGRVRNMRQLGPFIHRLCYGKDTYRLKRRNSRRRINKRETRNCHSIRHFENTFVVETVICDLV; this is encoded by the exons ATGGTGAAGATATCGTTTCAGCCCGTTACGGTGCAGAAGCCCGAAAAGGAGATCACTGGGGAAAAGGAAGACATCCTTATGCCTTATTCTCAT GAGGAGCTGGTGCTTCCCCTTCGGCCCAAGAAGTCCTCCTTAAATGGCCTGTTTTGTCTCATTTTTGGACTTCTGGTCTTCACATCAGGCCTGGTGTTTGCTTCCACGTACATTTACCGCAATCACTTTATACCCCAG ATGCCAGAGGACAGTCTGTTCCACTGCCGGGTGCTGTATGAAGACTCTGTGTACGCCCCTCTGCATGGGCGTCAGGAGCTGGAAGAAAATGTCGGCATCTACCTGGAGGATAACTACGAGCAAATCAGCGTCCCCATGCCCAACTTTGGAGGCAGTGACCCAGCAGACATCATTCATGATTTCCACCGG GGTCTGACTGCTTATCATGACATTACCTTAGACAAATGTTATGTCATTGAGCTCAACACCACCATTGTCATGCCACCCAGGAGTCTGTGGGAGCTGCTTGTAAATGTTAAG aagggTACATACCTGCCCCAAACATACATAGTCCAGGAGGAGATGGTGGTGACAGGACGCGTTCGGAACATGCGCCAGCTGGGGCCCTTCATCCACCGCCTGTGCTACGGCAAAGACACGTATAGACTGAAACGCCGCAACTCACGAAGGC GCATCAACAAGAGGGAGACAAGAAACTGTCACAGCATTCGGCACTTTGAGAACACGTTCGTGGTGGAGACGGTCATCTGCGATCTGGTGTAA
- the hes6 gene encoding transcription cofactor HES-6 isoform X2, with translation MCAGGGVAATSQTPIHMEIRAHKCGPHNWPQRAVQSVLVSARRRGRFVCVCLCVCEAARHLPSAPFRARNGRAARDTSSSSNSSNSNMAPAPRPARNEDERCGMKGDRKTRKPLVEKKRRARINDSLQELRVLLADAEGQSKMENAEVLEMTVKRVENILQKRAKEADCVNREASERFAAGYIQCMHEVHMFVSSCPGIDAGVAADLLNHLLECMPLNEEERFQDLLSDLLLDPQGCRGPPLSPGGRSAFSPCPSTASGSGSDLELSSDLDETDGEQSHAAALYPKSMWRPW, from the exons AtgtgtgcgggggggggggtcgcggCCACCTCGCAGACTCCCATTCACATGGAAATCAGAGCCCATAAATGCGGGCCGCACAATTGGCCACAGCGCGCAGTGCAGTCGGTGCTCGTTAGCGCTCGGCGTCGCGgacgttttgtgtgtgtgtgtttgtgtgtgtgtgaggccgcCCGCCATCTGCCATCTGCTCCATTCAGGGCCCGTAACGGCCGAGCCGCCCGggacaccagcagcagcagcaacagcagcaacagcaacatGGCCCCCGCTCCGCGCCCCGCCAGGAACGAGGACGAGCGCTGCGGCATGAAGGGCGACAGGAAG ACGCGGAAGCCGCTGGTGGAGAAGAAGCGGCGAGCTCGCATCAACGACAGTTTGCAGGAGCTGCGGGTCCTGCTCGCCGACGCGGAG GGACAATCAAAGATGGAGAACGCCGAGGTGCTGGAGATGACGGTCAAGCGGGTGGAGAACATCCTCCAGAAACGCGCGAAAG AGGCCGACTGCGTGAACCGGGAGGCGAGCGAGCGCTTCGCCGCCGGGTACATCCAGTGCATGCACGAGGTGCACATGTTCGTGTCCAGCTGCCCCGGCATCGACGCCGGCGTCGCCGCCGACCTCCTGAACCACCTCCTGGAGTGCATGCCGCTGAACGAGGAGGAGCGCTTCCAGGACCTGCTGTCCGACCTGCTCCTGGACCCCCAGGGCTGCCGCGGCCCGCCGCTGTCACCCGGCGGCCGGAGCGCCTTCTCCCCGTGCCCCTCCACCGcctccggctccggctccgaCCTGGAGCTGAGCTCCGACCTGGACGAGACGGACGGCGAGCAGAGCCACGCCGCGGCCCTGTACCCCAAGTCCATGTGGAGGCCGTGGTAG
- the hes6 gene encoding transcription cofactor HES-6 isoform X1 encodes MCAGGGVAATSQTPIHMEIRAHKCGPHNWPQRAVQSVLVSARRRGRFVCVCLCVCEAARHLPSAPFRARNGRAARDTSSSSNSSNSNMAPAPRPARNEDERCGMKGDRKVTCCVPEPRSAPRTPRSSLSPLPVAQTRKPLVEKKRRARINDSLQELRVLLADAEGQSKMENAEVLEMTVKRVENILQKRAKEADCVNREASERFAAGYIQCMHEVHMFVSSCPGIDAGVAADLLNHLLECMPLNEEERFQDLLSDLLLDPQGCRGPPLSPGGRSAFSPCPSTASGSGSDLELSSDLDETDGEQSHAAALYPKSMWRPW; translated from the exons AtgtgtgcgggggggggggtcgcggCCACCTCGCAGACTCCCATTCACATGGAAATCAGAGCCCATAAATGCGGGCCGCACAATTGGCCACAGCGCGCAGTGCAGTCGGTGCTCGTTAGCGCTCGGCGTCGCGgacgttttgtgtgtgtgtgtttgtgtgtgtgtgaggccgcCCGCCATCTGCCATCTGCTCCATTCAGGGCCCGTAACGGCCGAGCCGCCCGggacaccagcagcagcagcaacagcagcaacagcaacatGGCCCCCGCTCCGCGCCCCGCCAGGAACGAGGACGAGCGCTGCGGCATGAAGGGCGACAGGAAGGTAACGTGTTGTGTTCCGGAGCCGCGTTCGGCCCCCCGGACACCGCGCtcatctctctcccccctcccgGTCGCGCAGACGCGGAAGCCGCTGGTGGAGAAGAAGCGGCGAGCTCGCATCAACGACAGTTTGCAGGAGCTGCGGGTCCTGCTCGCCGACGCGGAG GGACAATCAAAGATGGAGAACGCCGAGGTGCTGGAGATGACGGTCAAGCGGGTGGAGAACATCCTCCAGAAACGCGCGAAAG AGGCCGACTGCGTGAACCGGGAGGCGAGCGAGCGCTTCGCCGCCGGGTACATCCAGTGCATGCACGAGGTGCACATGTTCGTGTCCAGCTGCCCCGGCATCGACGCCGGCGTCGCCGCCGACCTCCTGAACCACCTCCTGGAGTGCATGCCGCTGAACGAGGAGGAGCGCTTCCAGGACCTGCTGTCCGACCTGCTCCTGGACCCCCAGGGCTGCCGCGGCCCGCCGCTGTCACCCGGCGGCCGGAGCGCCTTCTCCCCGTGCCCCTCCACCGcctccggctccggctccgaCCTGGAGCTGAGCTCCGACCTGGACGAGACGGACGGCGAGCAGAGCCACGCCGCGGCCCTGTACCCCAAGTCCATGTGGAGGCCGTGGTAG
- the per2 gene encoding period circadian protein homolog 2 — MSENSDSKPYRFSSIEGQNSPATRSSMAQLHRMGGFPDGAKLGLPSEGSDSSSQDRPASPHSDRKMVHSMHEDVEMKSSGSSGSGTESHGNESHGNESHGNESHGNESTGSSNGRSKDSALLESSASNKSSNSHSPSPPSSSNAFSLLSASSEQDNPSTSGCSSEESAKAKTQKELIKTLKELKKHLPAEKRNKGSKSTTLNTLKYALRCVKQVEANEEYYQLLMINDSQPSGLDVSAYTIEEIDSITSEYTLKNTDIFAVAVSLITGRIVYISDQAASILNCKRDIFKNAKFVEFLTPQDVSVFYSFTTPYRLPSWSMCTGADSSPSDCMQEKSFFCRISGGKECEGDLQYYPFRMTPYLMKVQDSVHAEDQFCCLLLAERVHSGYEAPRIPTDKRIFTTTHTPSCVFQDVDERAVPLLGYLPQDLIGTSVLLHLHPNDRSIMLGIHRKILQYAGQPFDHSSIRFCARNGEYITIDTSWSSFVNPWSRKVSFVIGRHKVRMGPVNEDVFLAPATVEGKTMDTDIQELTEQIHRLLLQPVHSNGSSSYGSLDGNDHIMASSSESNGNGVRERVESEEISKSKPRTFQEICKGVHMQKNQELLTKKSPNTTVQKTSAVRPKETTAPASWRESVGPEERTLVQEDLAYKEQTVYSYQQISCLDSVIRYLESCNVPITVKRKCQSSSNTTSSNSDEDKQKAESSMQVSEEAPLLKGQPGLDASKKSTGTGVVGTSLAPLALPSKAESVVSITSQCSYSSTIVHVGDKKPQPDSEIIEDVCGAGEAVDSQAPVPQSAVSPPSQEREAYKKLGLTKQVLAAHTQKEEQAFLTRFKELCGIHAIKADCSHYLERQKGQVTLEAMAAARPCKQAGGGAEPTTRRSGRNKKTKTKRVKQNESSDSTVSHRKQLPRPPLQGLNQTSWSPSDTSQSTFPIAYPAVMPAYPLQVYPGTGTLPPRVDPSLSGFGDSQCSQDPRCSIQPATYTAPLVTPMVALVLPNYVFPQMGSAPRQPFYPEQASFPAQPTFPPQAAFPQAPFPTQSSFPVQTQFTTQNPFTPQTPFPAQPFSFTIATEPPKPPEPQPELREAQSRSSTPQSLGGRDQPSPPLFQSRCSSPLQLNLLQLEETQRSAERHDTAAPPAGVQTNCSSTTAEKGSSAARPRPEPELQQEIESPGDDHQSDGNSSSSDLLDILMPEDSRSGTGSATSGSMGSGSNGFGTSASGASASGTGSSHNSNNSSNYFGSVDSSQKSHKANGHSVGISGAMEVEESEHFIKYVLQDPLWLLTANVDEGVMMTYQLPPRDIQKVLREDREKLRQMQKSQPRFTEEQKRELIEVHPWMRRGGLPKAIDVKACAGCEDLSEGLIEEESPDMHMGETEASENTHSEKRTEPPQHRLCPLSKLCDQETPDTR, encoded by the exons ATGTCCGAAAACTCAGACTCCAAGCCTTACCGGTTCTCATCCATTGAGGGACAGAACAGTCCCGCAACAAGAAGCTCCATGGCCCAGCTTCACCGCATGGGAGGTTTTCCCGATGGGGCAAAGCTCGGCCTTCCCTCTGAGGGTAGTGACAGTAGTAGTCAGGACCGCCCTGCGTCACCACACAGTGACCGAAAAATGGTGCATTCCATGCACGAGGACGTTGAGATGAAGAGCAGTGGCTCCAGTGGAAGCGGGACCGAGTCGCACGGCAACGAGTCCCACGGCAACGAGTCGCACGGCAACGAATCCCATGGCAATGAATCCACGGGAAGCTCAAACGGACGCAGCAAAGACTCTGCCTTGCTGGAGTCATCAGCAAGCAACAAGAG CTCCAACTCCCACAGCCCTTCTCCTCCAAGCAGCTCCAACGCCTTCAGCCTGCTGAGTGCCAGCTCTGAGCAGGACAACCCTTCCACCAGTGGCTGCAG TAGCGAAGAATCTGCCAAGGCCAAGACTCAGAAAGAGCTGATCAAGACCCTGAAAGAGTTAAAAAAGCATCTGCCTGCTGAGAAAAGGAACAAAGGCAGCAAGTCCACAACACTTAACACACTGAAGTACGCCCTGCGATGTGTGAAACAGGTCGAAG CCAATGAAGAGTATTACCAGCTGCTGATGATCAATGACAGCCAGCCATCAGGTCTGGATGTGTCTGCCTACACCATCGAGGAGATTGACAGCATCACCTCAGAGTACACCCTGAAAAACACA gatATCTTTGCAGTTGCAGTGTCTCTAATCACTGGAAGGATTGTCTACATCTCAGACCAGGCAGCTTCCATTCTCAACTGCAAGAGGGATATTTTTAAGAATGCCAAATTTGTGGAGTTTTTAACGCCGCAGGACGTCAGTGTGTTCTACAGCTTCACCACGCCTTACCGTCTACCCTCATGGAGCATGTGCACTGGAGCAG ATTCATCCCCTTCTGACTGCATGCAAGAGAAGTCCTTCTTCTGCCGTattag TGGGGGTAAGGAGTGTGAGGGGGATCTTCAGTACTACCCATTTCGTATGACCCCATACCTGATGAAAGTGCAGGACTCTGTACATGCTGAGGACCAGTTCTGCTGCCTCCTGTTGGCTGAGAGGGTGCACTCTGGTTATGAAG CTCCAAGAATTCCCACAGATAAGCGTATTttcaccaccacacacaccccaagcTGTGTGTTTCAGGATGTGGATGAGAG GGCTGTTCCGTTGCTAGGTTATCTACCACAGGACTTAATTGGCACCTCAGTCCTTCTTCACTTACATCCTAATGACCGTTCCATCATGCTTGGAATACACAGGAAGA TCCTGCAGTATGCTGGGCAGCCCTTTGACCACTCCTCCATACGTTTCTGCGCTCGTAATGGCGAATACATCACAATAGACACTAGCTGGTCCAGCTTTGTCAACCCCTGGAGCCGCAAGGTGTCCTTCGTCATTGGTCGCCACAAAGTCcgcat GGGTCCCGTGAATGAGGATGTTTTTTTGGCCCCTGCCACAGTGGAGGGCAAGACCATGGACACAGACATCCAGGAACTCACAGAGCAAATTCATAGGCTGCTACTGCAG CCAGTGCACAGTAATGGGTCCAGCAGCTATGGCAGTCTGGATGGCAATGACCACATCATGGCGTCATCTAGTGAAAGCAATGGAAATGGTGTGCGTGAACGGGTAGAGAGTGAGGAGATCAGCAAGTCCAAGCCT CGAACATTCCAGGAGATTTGCAAAGGAGTGCACATGCAAAAGAACCAAGAGCTACTGACCAAGAAGAGCCCGAACA ccacaGTCCAGAAGACCTCAGCGGTTCGCCCCAAAGAGACTACAGCTCCGGCATCCTGGCGAGAGTCTGTAGGCCCAGAGGAACGGACACTTGTGCAGGAGGACCTGGCCTACAAAGAACAGACTGTCTATTCCTATCAGCAGATCAGCTGCCTGGACAGTGTGATCAG GTATCTGGAGAGCTGTAATGTGCCCATAACGGTCAAGAGGAAGTGCCAGTCATCATCCAACACAACATCCTCCAACTCTGATGAGGACAAACAGAAAGCAGAGAGCTCCATGCAGGTGTCTGAAG AGGCTCCGCTGCTGAAGGGTCAGCCAGGCCTGGACGCGTCCAAGAAATCCACAGGCACTGGGGTGGTGGGAACATCCCTGGCACCCCTAGCACTTCCAAGCAAAGCAGAGAGCGTAGTGTCAATCACCAGTCAGTGTAGCTATAGCAGCACCATTGTCCACGTGGGAGACAAGAAACCCCAGCCAGACTCAG AGATTATTGAAGATGTCTGCGGAGCAGGAGAGGCAGTTGACAGTCAGGCTCCTGTTCCCCAGAGTGCAGTTTCTCCTCCTAGCCAGGAGAGGGAGGCCTACAAGAAACTGGGTCTGACAAAGCAGGTTTTGGCAGCCCACACTCAGAAGGAAGAACAGGCATTTCTCACGCGTTTCAAGGAGCTGTGTGGCATCCATGCCATCAAGGCTGACTGTTCTCACTACCTGGAGAGACAGAAGGGACAGGTGACCCTAGAAG CTATGGCAGCTGCTCGCCCGTGCAAGCAGGCTGGCGGTGGAGCAGAGCCAACTACACGGCGAAGTGGACGGAACAAAAAAACGAAAACCAAACGAGTCAAGCAGAATGAGTCGTCTGACAGCACAGTATCACACAGGAAGCAGCTGCCTCGCCCTCCCCTGCAGGGCCTCAACCAGACCTCCTGGTCTCCATCAGACACATCCCAATCCACCTTCCCCATCGCATACCCCGCTGTCATGCCTGCCTACCCCCTGCAGGTGTACCCTGGGACGGGGACCTTGCCTCCCCGTGTGGACCCTTCGCTGTCTGGCTTTGGGGACAGCCAGTGCAGTCAGGACCCCCGCTGCTCCATCCAGCCCGCCACCTACACTGCCCCACTGGTTACACCCATGGTTGCTCTGGTTCTGCCCAACTATGTGTTTCCTCAGATGGGCAGTGCCCCACGCCAGCCCTTCTACCCAGAGCAGGCCAGCTTTCCTGCTCAGCCCACCTTCCCACCGCAGGCTGCTTTCCCTCAGGCCCCATTTCCCACCCAGTCCAGTTTCCCAGTACAGACGCAGTTTACCACACAGAATCCTTTCACCCCTCAGACACCATTCCCTGCCCAGCCCTTCTCTTTTACTATAGCTACAGAGCCACCAAAGCCCCCGGAGCCTCAGCCTGAATTGCGGGAAGCCCAGTCACGTAGCTCCACCCCTCAGTCTCTAGGAGGTCGGGACCAGCCTTCACCGCCCCTCTTCCAGTCGCGCTGCAGCTCACCTCTACAGCTCAATCTGCTGCAGCTGGAAGAGACCCAGCGCTCAGCTGAGAGACATGACACGGCAGCTCCCCCTGCTGGAGTGCAGACCAACTGCAGCAGCACCACTGCTGAGAAGGGCAGCAGTGCTGCACGACCAAGACCAGAACCAGAGCTGCAACAG GAAATAGAGTCACCTGGCGATGATCATCAAAGTGATGGCAACTCCTCCTCCAGCGACCTGTTGGACATCCTCATGCCAGAGGACTCTCGCTCAGGCACTGGTTCTGCCACCTCTGGATCCATGGGCTCTGGATCCAATGGCTTTGGAACTTCAGCAAGTGGAGCATCTGCCAGTGGAACTG GAAGCAGCCACAAtagcaacaacagcagcaactACTTCGGCAGCGTGGACTCATCCCAGAAGAGTCACAAGGCCAACGGGCATTCTGTGGGCATCTCTGGGGCGATGGAAGTGGAGGAAAGTGAGCACTTCATCAAGTATGTTCTGCAGGACCCCTTGTGGCTCCTCACTGCCAACGTGGATGAGGGAGTCATGATGACCTACCAGCTGCCTCCTCG tgACATACAGAAGGTGCTGAGGGAGGACAGAGAGAAGCTGCGACAGATGCAGAAGAGTCAGCCACGTTTcacagaggagcagaagagagaACTAATAGAGGTGCACCCGTGGATGAGGAGAGGCGGTCTGCCCAAGGCCATTGATGTTAAG GCATGCGCTGGTTGCGAAGACCTCTCTGAGGGTCTGATTGAAGAAGAATCTCCAGACATGCACATGGGAGAGACAGAGGCCAGCGAGAACACCCATTCTGAAAAGCGCACAGAGCCACCACAACATAGACTCTGCCCACTGTCCAAGCTCTGTGACCAAGAAACACCAGACACGCGATAG